The Sinomicrobium kalidii genome contains a region encoding:
- a CDS encoding GNAT family N-acetyltransferase yields the protein MRKAIKEDKDLVVGILCSAFKPIKIPNSINFVVKQDKHRNHRLKILMEYMFYNALKFGDILISDNEKGVILLQYHRKKMLTFNTVFWDIKLAFCCIGIENVYKVLKRENALKKYHPKEPHIHPWIMAVKSEHWGRGTGVRLIQEAFEYYKDNDLPIIIETTTNSNLKLYKKFGFKIIKETHELDYPLYFLKR from the coding sequence ATGAGAAAAGCAATAAAGGAAGACAAAGATTTGGTTGTTGGAATTTTATGCTCAGCATTTAAGCCTATAAAAATCCCTAATTCCATTAATTTCGTTGTAAAACAAGACAAACACCGTAATCATAGATTAAAGATCCTTATGGAGTATATGTTTTATAATGCCTTAAAATTTGGAGACATTCTTATATCAGACAATGAAAAAGGGGTGATTCTTCTACAGTACCATCGTAAGAAGATGCTTACTTTTAATACTGTATTTTGGGATATAAAGCTTGCTTTTTGTTGTATTGGAATTGAAAATGTATATAAGGTTTTAAAGCGAGAAAATGCCTTAAAAAAATACCATCCCAAAGAACCACATATTCATCCTTGGATAATGGCTGTAAAAAGTGAACATTGGGGAAGAGGAACCGGAGTACGACTTATACAAGAGGCGTTTGAATATTATAAGGATAATGACCTACCGATTATTATTGAAACTACTACCAATTCTAATTTAAAGTTGTATAAAAAATTTGGATTTAAAATTATTAAAGAAACCCATGAATTAGACTACCCGTTATATTTTTTAAAAAGATAA
- a CDS encoding type II toxin-antitoxin system RelE/ParE family toxin has protein sequence MTGKITQVVWTRQARESLNAILDYRYKDIPSARRIVRKDIIGTSKEIVFAEQYQQDEIFKEYRRIIVRDYKILYKEQKGIVYILNIVCTKADTETL, from the coding sequence ATGACTGGCAAAATAACCCAGGTGGTCTGGACAAGGCAAGCCAGGGAATCTCTCAACGCTATTTTAGATTATAGATATAAAGACATTCCTTCTGCAAGAAGAATTGTTAGAAAAGATATTATTGGTACTTCCAAAGAAATTGTATTTGCCGAACAATACCAGCAGGATGAAATATTTAAAGAGTACCGAAGGATAATCGTTCGGGACTATAAAATACTTTACAAAGAACAAAAGGGAATTGTATACATCCTTAATATAGTATGTACTAAAGCCGATACCGAAACTTTGTAA